The following are encoded together in the Peromyscus leucopus breed LL Stock chromosome 1, UCI_PerLeu_2.1, whole genome shotgun sequence genome:
- the LOC114686373 gene encoding histone-lysine N-methyltransferase SUV39H2-like yields the protein MAAAGAEAERAWCVPCLVSLDTLQELCRKEKLTCKSIGITKRNLNNYEVEYLCDYKVVKGVEYYLVKWKGWPESTNTWEPLRNLKCPQLLQQFSSDKSSYLSRVKKGKAVTPKNSSKPLPPAVAEYIVNKAKQRIALRRWQDYLNRRKNHKAMIFVENTVDLEGPPSDFYYINEYRPAPGIILNNEATFGCSCTNCFFEKCCPVEAGVVLAYNKKQQIKIKPGTPIYECNSRCLCGPDCPNRIVQKGTQYSLYIFRTSNGCGWGVKTLVKIKKMSFVMEYVGEVITSEEDEKRGQLYDNQGITYLFDLDYESDEFTVDAARYGNVSHFVNHSCDPNLQVFSVFIDNLDTRLPRIALFSTRTIKAGEELTFDYQMKGSGELSSDSVDHSPAKKRVRTECKCGAETCRGYLN from the coding sequence ATGGCAGCGGCCGGAGCCGAGGCCGAGAGAGCCTGGTGTGTGCCTTGCCTAGTTTCCCTTGATACTCTTCAGGAATTATGTAGAAAAGAAAAGCTCACATGTAAATCGATTGGAATCACCAAAAGGAATCTAAACAATTATGAGGTGGAGTACTTGTGTGACTACAAGGTAGTAAAGGGTGTGGAATATTATCTTGTAAAATGGAAAGGATGGCCAGAGTCTACAAATACTTGGGAGCCCTTGAGAAACCTCAAGTGTCCACAGCTGCTGCAGCAGTTCTCCAGTGACAAGAGTAGTTACTTATCTCGGGTAAAGAAAGGCAAGGCAGTCACTCCAAAAAACAGTAGCAAGCCCTTGCCACCTGCTGTCGCTGAGTACATTGTAAATAAAGCCAAGCAAAGAATAGCTCTGCGGAGATGGCAAGATTACCTCAacagaagaaagaaccacaaagcCATGATATTTGTTGAAAATACCGTTGACTTGGAGGGCCCGCCTTCAGACTTCTACTATATTAATGAATACAGGCCAGCTCCAGGAATCATTTTAAACAATGAAGCTACCTTTGGATGTTCATGTACAAACTGCTTCTTTGAAAAGTGTTGTCCTGTTGAAGCTGGAGTTGTTTTGGCTTATAATAAAAAGCAACaaattaaaatcaaacctgggactCCCATCTACGAATGCAACTCAAGGTGCCTATGTGGACCTGATTGTCCCAATAGGATTGTACAAAAAGGCACACAATATTCACTGTACATCTTTAGAACTAGCAATGGTTGTGGCTGGGGTGTAAAAACCCttgtgaagattaaaaaaatgagttttgtcatggaatatgtTGGAGAGGTAATCACAAGTGAAGAGGATGAAAAGCGTGGACAGTTATATGACAACCAAGGAATCACATACCTTTTTGATCTGGACTATGAATCTGATGAATTCACAGTGGATGCAGCTCGATACGGAAATGTGTCTCATTTTGTGAATCACAGTTGTGACCCCAATCTTCAGGTGTTTAGCGTTTTCATCGATAATCTTGATACTCGGCTTCCTAGGATAGCACTGTTTTCCACGAGAACCATAAAAGCTGGAGAAGAGCTGACTTTTGATTATCAAATGAAAGGTTCTGGAGAATTATCTTCAGATTCTGTTGACCACAGCCCTGCCAAGAAAAGGGTCAGAACTGAATGTAAATGTGGGGCTGAGACTTGCAGAGGTTACCTCAACTGA